From Dendropsophus ebraccatus isolate aDenEbr1 chromosome 2, aDenEbr1.pat, whole genome shotgun sequence, a single genomic window includes:
- the LOC138784231 gene encoding uncharacterized protein: MVTDTERQKVVTDTERQKVVTDTKRWKVVTDTERQKAVTDTERRKAVTDTERQKAVTDNERRKAITNTERRKAVTDTERRKAVTDTKRQKAVTDTERQKAVSNTERRKAVTNTERRKAVTDTERRKAVPVTERRKAVTDTERRKAVTDTKRQKAVTDTKRQKAVTDTERQKAVTDTEMQKAVPDTERRKAVTDTERQKAVTDTERQKAVTDTERQKVVTDTKRWKVVTDTERQKAVTDTERRKAVADTERRKAVTDTERRKAVTDNERRKAITNTERRKAVTDTKRWKAVTDTERQKAVTDAERQKAVTDTERQKAVSNTEGRKEVTDTERRKAVTDTEGQKAVTDTERRKAVTDTERRKAVTDTERRRP, translated from the coding sequence atggtcactgatactgagaggcagaaggtggtcactgatactgagagacagaaggtggTCACTGATACTAAGAGGTGGAAggtggtcactgatactgagaggcagaaggcggtcactgatactgagagaaggaaggcggtcactgatacagAGAGACAGAAGGCAGTCACTGATAATGAGAGGAGGAAGGCAATCACTAATACTGAGAggaggaaggcggtcactgatactgagaggaggaaggcggtcactgatactaagagacagaaggcggtcaccgatactgagagacagaaggcggtcagtaATACTGAGAGGAGGAAGGCAGTCACTAATACTGAGAggaggaaggcggtcactgatactgagaggagaAAGGCGGTCCCTGTTACTGAGAGGagaaaggcggtcactgatactgagaggagaaaggcggtcactgatactaagaggcagaaggcggtcactgatactaagagacagaaggcggtcaccgatactgagaggcagaaggcggtcactgatactgagatgCAGAAGGCGGTCCCTGATACTGAGAggaggaaggcggtcactgatactgagaggcagaaggcggtcactgatactgagaggcagaaggcggtcactgatactgagagacagaaggtggTCACTGATACTAAGAGGTGGAAGgtagtcactgatactgagaggcagaaggcggtcactgatactgagagaagGAAGGCGGTGGCTGATACTGAGAGaaggaaggcggtcactgatactgagaggaggAAGGCAGTCACTGATAATGAGAGGAGGAAGGCAATCACTAATACTGAGAggaggaaggcggtcactgatactaagaggtggaaggcggtcactgatactgagaggcaaAAGGCGGTCACTGatgctgagaggcagaaggcggtcactgatactgagaggcagaaggcggtctctAATACTGAGGGGAGGAAGgaggtcactgatactgagaggaggaaggcggtcaccgatacggaggggcagaaggcggtcactgatactgagagaaggaaggcggtcactgatactgagagaaggaaggcggtcactgatactgagaggaggAGGCCGTAA